The Solanum lycopersicum chromosome 6, SLM_r2.1 genome has a window encoding:
- the LOC138349266 gene encoding uncharacterized protein has translation MSRYVYVDIDIDIDVEVHISDQIDVHVNIQVDVHIDVYIHVNVTIIILSDAFNKKVGNSCDVDVDVDVHFNIQVYVYDHVQVLVNGHIDVDLHIYIHVYFDIYVDVDVDVDIHVDINIDVHVHVHIYVYIDIYVDVHVDVHADIYFDVQDDT, from the exons ATGTCAAGAtatgtttatgttgacattgacattgacatagACGTTGAGGTTCACATAAGCGATCAAATTGATGTTCACGTTAATATTCaagttgacgttcacattgacgtttACATTCATGTTAATGTTACTATTATAATACTAAGCGATGCATTTAACAAAAAAGTTGGAAACTCAT gtgacgttgatgttgatgttgatgttcactTTAATATTCAAGTTTACGTTTATGATCACGTTCAAGTTCTCGTTAACGGTCACATTGATGTTGACCTTCACATTTACATTCACGTTTACtttgatatttatgttgacgttgatgttgacgttgatATTCATGTTGACATTAACATTGACGTGCACGTTCATGTTCACATTTATGTTTACattgatatttatgttgatgttcacgTAGACGTTCATGCTGATATCTATTTTGATGTTCAAGATGACACTTAG